The following coding sequences lie in one Xanthomonas hyacinthi genomic window:
- a CDS encoding HlyD family type I secretion periplasmic adaptor subunit, which produces MKQAVEAAREFLGRYGQVFKVAWSVRDTLDPPRRTEDELAFLPAHLELTDTPVSPTARWTMRLIIAFFCVALLWAVFGQLDIVAVAPGKTVVGSRTKVIQPAETAVVKRILVQDGQIVKRGQLLIELDATGTGADYAKAGDALVNARMAMLRLAAVAEALQAGKPPSMQTDASLPVDRFRTEQQLALSQFEAYQAKRHNLQAAISQRRAEIQTVQSLIGPLAESAKIATSRSQDYAKLVEGRYVGRHDYLLREQERIAAERDLASQRSRLQETTSALKGAQEELLMLTADTLQQTLDGLRQAHEQVQQFAPEVAKTEQRDRLMQLRAPVDGTVQQLAMHTVGGVVTPAQALLAVVPSEEALEVEATVLNKDIGFVRPGQRATVKVESFPYTRYGYLEGTVQSVSHDAAQDEKMGLVFPTRVKLSDPTLMIDGVKVALTPGMNLSIEIKTGRRRVIDYLLSPLHQHGHEALRER; this is translated from the coding sequence ATGAAGCAGGCCGTCGAAGCTGCGCGCGAGTTCCTTGGCCGCTATGGTCAAGTGTTCAAGGTGGCCTGGTCGGTTCGCGATACGCTGGACCCTCCCCGGCGCACCGAAGATGAACTGGCTTTCCTGCCTGCCCATCTTGAGTTGACCGATACCCCGGTCTCGCCAACCGCGCGCTGGACAATGCGCCTGATCATCGCGTTTTTCTGCGTGGCGCTGCTGTGGGCGGTTTTTGGCCAGCTCGATATCGTGGCGGTGGCACCAGGCAAGACGGTGGTGGGCAGCCGGACAAAAGTCATTCAACCGGCCGAGACAGCCGTGGTGAAGCGCATCCTGGTCCAGGACGGACAAATCGTAAAGCGCGGTCAGCTGTTGATCGAATTGGACGCCACTGGCACCGGAGCGGACTATGCGAAAGCAGGTGATGCCCTGGTCAATGCCCGAATGGCGATGCTGCGGTTGGCCGCCGTGGCCGAGGCCTTGCAAGCCGGTAAGCCTCCTTCCATGCAGACGGATGCCTCGCTCCCAGTAGATCGGTTCCGGACGGAGCAACAACTGGCCCTCAGCCAATTCGAAGCCTATCAGGCCAAGCGCCACAACCTGCAAGCGGCGATCAGCCAACGGCGCGCGGAAATTCAGACCGTGCAATCGCTCATTGGCCCGTTGGCCGAATCGGCCAAGATCGCGACAAGTCGTTCTCAGGACTACGCCAAGTTGGTGGAAGGCCGTTACGTAGGTCGGCACGATTATCTGTTGCGCGAACAGGAGCGGATTGCCGCAGAGCGCGATCTGGCATCGCAGCGCAGCCGCTTGCAGGAAACCACGTCGGCGTTGAAGGGAGCACAGGAAGAACTGCTCATGCTGACTGCCGACACTCTACAGCAGACCCTGGATGGGTTGCGCCAGGCCCACGAACAGGTGCAGCAGTTCGCCCCGGAAGTCGCGAAGACCGAACAACGCGACCGGCTCATGCAGCTGCGGGCGCCAGTGGACGGCACGGTGCAGCAGTTGGCGATGCACACCGTCGGCGGCGTCGTGACGCCGGCACAAGCGCTGCTGGCGGTGGTGCCCAGCGAGGAGGCGCTGGAAGTGGAAGCTACGGTGCTTAACAAGGACATCGGTTTCGTGCGGCCGGGTCAACGGGCCACGGTCAAGGTGGAGAGTTTCCCGTATACGCGCTATGGCTACCTGGAGGGGACGGTGCAATCTGTGTCCCACGATGCGGCGCAGGACGAGAAGATGGGGCTGGTATTTCCGACAAGGGTGAAGCTGAGCGATCCAACCTTGATGATCGATGGGGTCAAGGTGGCGCTTACTCCGGGGATGAACTTGAGCATAGAGATCAAGACCGGGAGACGCCGGGTGATCGACTACCTGCTCAGTCCCCTGCACCAGCACGGACATGAAGCGCTGCGGGAGCGCTGA
- a CDS encoding calcium-binding protein, translating to MDFSKTQLDYAQLSANVYGAKSSVRSELNTLQLPNGWNMIGERISPTGFMAKAYRNAATGEVVIAYAGTTGEDGAALNDWVTGNIPAGVGAFSQAYEAIAFYLEVLKLPGVDPAKTSFTGHSLGGGLASLMAVYFDKKAVVFDQAPFELSAATFTYVAYQAALELAGYTIPQEFYDYDQLDYSERKSNVQQVVVAGEVLSYVTGNGFKINDGNPLLIDPEAESLFGWGGSVGADFTKAVDLHSMTLLAGFMKSEVFIEAAKNFKELLPRIFDGAYKNIAPTSRVISTLLELLVQRQIAGEASLDALAADLAKIVGTDLRGADGSFSVHENGDDKQINLAAALIDVVLAGLYQQANGRTPQKGFTGLLAEVLTRADGYVGFDAKALGKQANPGIQSLSQYVSAKTKDMAFDASLLEKARWGVQDGGAMHYVGSELDARSDVVIALSGNNTIATGGGDDLVLGGKGNDDISGGSGNDRLYGGAGTDHYRFYSNDSVLATIDRIYDSGGDGVLYVDDVAVTAGARLSETTWQDATGNLTLTWVPEPVGSLIVKNLVTGDTIYVEKWSNTQFGITLSGEVPVVTSPAVINLTDNADAYGEFGANDANDVVIGLAGNDGIEGGAGDDRLDGGAGDDLILGGSGDDHLYGGAGNDFIVDGSEQADMRPWTSQEQAAVDNEIQQSLGDGTIVARGAGWYIVQGGALDGVNGLKWNYLDPDARPSGNDVIDAGDGDDYVLAGEGDDIVVGGAGADAINGGHGHDILYGGDGNDTIVGDPRGVASSRGLLTFTVSAAAEINGNDIIDAGDGDDVVIGSGGNDIIHGGLGNDNLQGFAYGETKDADDPDADYIDGGDGNDTIGGGDGNDTLFGGSGNDVMAGDDAKVPLANHGDDLMDGGAGDDLLEGFGGNDTLLGGDGVDTLLGDSLAIDAAAHGDDILKGGAGDDIAAGMGGSDVIYGDDGDDQLIGDANPSEIALQYHGDDALYGGAGADKLWGGGGNDLLDGGTGADMLSGETGDDRLLGGAGADELFGGEGNDVLAGGADNDVLWGGLGGDSLDGGDGDDTLSGEDGADVLVGGNGADTLSGGGDADTLSGGDGADILSGGDGNDTVSGGTKNDQLYGDGGDDALDGGDGNDTLSGGTGNDTLVGGAGNDSLSGGVGNNRYLFDRGFGVDVVTVTAGAIERITFQDGLGAEELAFARSGDDLLVEVVGQPDRLTVAGFFVAGSQAAVYSADGQVYTASSFASDYMLGGPTRGGSGSDSLQGASQAGRIYGMAGDDTLRAGSGGDLLDGGSGNDTLTDGIGNDVMLGGTGNDVIHFGAQGPADEVDIADGGAGNDIYHVAWYSGADTIKGLGAPGSGSDRIVLDNIASTMVNNFIIAGDDLYVMVGQQGMENMLRLEGFLAQGAPAHTLEFSDAVTMAAANFNRQSWQGTQGDDTYEGTAAPDQIVGYAGNDVLSGGMGDDQVNGGDGDDILHGNAGNDILVDGKGLDVVYGDDGNDVFQVEVDESADRFIGGAGDDAYYFRHNFSYMPGVSSAPTFQVEESADGGVDTIYSIFYDITLAANVENLVAEHSRFSFLQNGQYIPRNLIGNDLANTISIAAPTGIYSHRGLSYLLDGKGGDDVLKGSDANEIYVVDSLGDVIVEPTVPGYNSIDTVRASISYSLEGLQGIENIELTADGTSATGDAGNNRLDGAMAYGANTLIGGGGDDAYAIDYLDTIVEDATGGVDTAIVMRMESRSFTVAEGRNVEIYRVGEALYGNNTLRGSSEANILIGNSSGNYLYGGAGNDELRSGGNSGSGYTDFLSGDEGDDLLVSGSGLTGLSGGRGDDEIVLAMGKDSFYYGSGDGRDLIRLADASTESGSGTILFSSEIRSQDVIWSRQENDLILSFQGAASDSITVRNYWAQSDAGDVATGVIDEFYFHSDRTTRKGTTLEQLRNAPPVVNVSMLWSSAVIGSQFAYTLPADTFVDDQPLTYSVSNLPGWLAFDSATATFSGTPDSASQWSSTLTLTATDPLGQSAQVLVSIDVMNQINGTSAADALVGTDAPDIMYGLAGNDTLNGGLSADEMYGGIGDDVYTVDAYRDRVIEFAAEGNDLVNAYIDYDLTANVERLTLLGSAEYGNGNDLDNVITGNASANVLTGGDGNDTLLGNNGDDDIEGGSGNDTLNGGAGSDYMRGGEGNDTYVVASAGDVVEEWASQGVDTVQSSIGYTLADNVENLTLTGSSGLAGSGNGGDNVLTGNSGANTLTGYEGNDTLDGGAGNDTMLGGVGDDTYMVGATGDIVTERVDEGMDTVLSAISYTLGSNVENLSLSGTSAINGTGNAIVNLLVGNSGNNALSALGGNDTLDGRSGTDTLTGGVGDDVYLFGRTYGADTVVENDSSAGNADVASFVTGVAYDQLWFRRPSSSNNLEISIIGTSDKLTIKDWYLGEQYRVESIRTQDGGKVLYAADVQALVNAMAGTTAPSQGQTTLSAKQRAALDPVFSQTWREQSTVAQTLSSSLDTGVVAHHASAIAMEGGSMQGLSTDAGQGRRYRQGSLKIDSSGKYDVDSWKSVMAGGSGLRSVSDYQYNGMMSVPISESRRLIHAMAIADSFESGVFHRADHGLQPDILMR from the coding sequence ATGGATTTCAGTAAAACGCAGCTTGATTACGCACAGCTTTCGGCGAATGTCTATGGGGCGAAGTCCAGCGTGAGGTCGGAACTGAATACACTTCAGCTCCCCAATGGATGGAATATGATCGGGGAGAGAATCTCGCCGACGGGCTTCATGGCCAAGGCCTATCGCAATGCGGCCACGGGCGAAGTGGTGATCGCTTACGCCGGGACGACTGGAGAGGACGGTGCTGCCCTTAACGACTGGGTTACGGGCAATATCCCGGCAGGCGTAGGCGCATTCTCCCAGGCCTACGAGGCGATAGCCTTCTACCTGGAAGTACTGAAGTTGCCGGGCGTGGATCCGGCAAAGACAAGTTTCACCGGTCATTCGCTGGGCGGCGGCCTCGCTTCGCTGATGGCGGTCTATTTCGACAAAAAAGCGGTCGTCTTCGATCAGGCGCCCTTCGAGCTGTCGGCGGCGACGTTTACGTACGTCGCTTATCAGGCGGCTTTGGAACTTGCAGGCTATACCATCCCCCAGGAGTTCTACGACTACGATCAGCTCGATTATAGCGAGCGAAAATCGAATGTGCAGCAGGTCGTGGTGGCGGGCGAGGTGCTCAGCTACGTGACGGGAAATGGATTCAAGATCAATGACGGAAATCCACTTTTGATCGATCCGGAGGCGGAAAGTCTCTTCGGGTGGGGCGGAAGCGTAGGTGCCGATTTCACCAAGGCCGTCGACCTGCATTCGATGACACTGCTCGCGGGGTTCATGAAATCAGAGGTGTTTATTGAAGCCGCCAAGAATTTCAAGGAACTGCTGCCAAGAATTTTTGATGGTGCATACAAAAATATAGCGCCAACAAGTCGTGTTATTAGTACTTTGCTTGAGTTGTTGGTCCAGCGCCAAATCGCAGGAGAAGCTTCGCTCGATGCGCTCGCGGCCGACTTGGCGAAGATCGTAGGCACCGATCTGCGCGGGGCGGATGGTTCGTTCTCCGTCCATGAAAACGGAGACGACAAGCAGATCAATCTGGCCGCCGCGCTCATCGACGTGGTGCTTGCCGGGCTCTATCAGCAGGCCAATGGCAGAACGCCGCAGAAAGGATTCACCGGCTTGCTTGCTGAAGTCCTGACCCGCGCCGACGGCTATGTCGGCTTCGATGCGAAAGCACTTGGCAAACAGGCGAATCCAGGCATCCAATCACTGAGCCAATACGTCTCCGCAAAAACAAAGGACATGGCCTTCGATGCATCCCTGCTGGAAAAAGCACGTTGGGGCGTGCAGGACGGCGGCGCCATGCACTATGTCGGCTCCGAACTGGATGCGCGCTCGGACGTGGTGATCGCGTTGAGCGGCAACAATACCATCGCCACCGGCGGCGGCGACGATCTGGTACTGGGCGGCAAGGGCAACGACGACATCAGCGGGGGATCGGGCAACGACCGCCTGTACGGCGGTGCGGGGACCGACCACTATCGTTTCTACAGCAACGATTCGGTGTTGGCGACCATCGACCGCATCTACGACAGCGGCGGCGATGGCGTTCTCTATGTCGATGACGTGGCGGTGACGGCCGGTGCCCGGCTATCCGAAACGACTTGGCAGGACGCTACCGGTAACCTGACGCTGACCTGGGTGCCAGAGCCGGTCGGTAGCTTGATCGTCAAGAACCTCGTTACCGGCGACACCATCTACGTCGAGAAATGGTCCAACACGCAATTTGGCATCACCTTGTCCGGCGAAGTGCCTGTAGTGACGTCTCCTGCAGTGATCAACTTGACAGACAATGCCGACGCCTACGGCGAGTTCGGTGCGAACGATGCCAATGATGTCGTCATTGGCCTTGCGGGCAACGACGGTATCGAGGGCGGCGCTGGCGATGACCGCTTAGATGGCGGCGCCGGCGACGATCTCATCCTGGGCGGTTCCGGCGACGATCATCTCTATGGCGGGGCGGGCAACGACTTCATCGTCGACGGATCGGAACAAGCGGACATGCGGCCGTGGACCAGTCAGGAGCAGGCCGCGGTGGACAATGAGATACAGCAGTCCCTGGGCGACGGAACGATCGTGGCGCGCGGCGCTGGATGGTACATCGTGCAGGGCGGCGCGCTCGATGGCGTGAACGGACTGAAATGGAACTACCTGGATCCCGATGCGCGTCCCAGCGGCAATGACGTCATCGATGCGGGCGATGGCGACGACTATGTGCTCGCCGGCGAAGGCGACGACATCGTCGTCGGTGGTGCGGGGGCCGACGCCATCAACGGTGGGCATGGTCACGACATCCTCTACGGCGGCGACGGGAACGACACGATCGTCGGCGATCCGCGCGGCGTGGCGTCTTCCAGAGGCTTGTTGACGTTCACCGTCTCCGCCGCGGCGGAGATAAACGGGAACGACATCATCGACGCCGGGGACGGCGACGATGTCGTGATCGGATCCGGTGGCAACGACATCATCCACGGCGGCCTTGGCAACGACAACCTCCAAGGATTCGCCTATGGCGAAACCAAGGACGCCGACGACCCGGATGCCGACTACATCGATGGCGGCGATGGCAACGATACGATCGGCGGTGGCGACGGCAACGACACGCTGTTCGGCGGTTCGGGAAACGATGTGATGGCCGGCGACGATGCCAAGGTGCCGCTGGCCAATCATGGCGACGACCTGATGGACGGTGGCGCCGGCGACGATCTTCTCGAAGGATTCGGCGGCAACGATACCTTGCTGGGCGGAGACGGCGTGGACACCCTGCTGGGCGACAGCCTGGCCATCGACGCCGCGGCGCATGGCGACGACATCCTCAAGGGCGGCGCCGGCGACGACATCGCCGCCGGCATGGGAGGCAGCGATGTCATCTATGGCGACGACGGCGACGATCAACTGATCGGCGACGCCAATCCCTCCGAGATTGCGCTGCAATACCATGGCGACGATGCGCTCTATGGCGGCGCCGGCGCGGACAAGCTCTGGGGCGGCGGCGGTAACGACCTGCTCGATGGCGGGACCGGCGCCGACATGTTGTCCGGCGAGACCGGCGACGACCGGTTGCTGGGCGGCGCGGGAGCGGACGAACTGTTCGGCGGCGAGGGCAACGACGTGCTGGCTGGCGGGGCGGACAACGACGTCCTGTGGGGCGGCCTGGGTGGCGATTCGCTCGATGGCGGCGATGGCGACGACACCCTCTCCGGCGAGGACGGTGCCGATGTGCTCGTCGGCGGAAACGGCGCCGACACGCTTTCCGGTGGTGGCGACGCCGATACCCTCAGCGGCGGCGATGGCGCCGATATTCTGTCAGGAGGCGACGGCAACGACACCGTTTCCGGCGGAACGAAGAACGATCAACTGTATGGCGACGGTGGCGATGACGCCCTGGATGGCGGCGACGGCAACGACACCTTGTCCGGTGGCACGGGCAACGACACCTTGGTCGGCGGTGCGGGTAACGACAGCCTGTCCGGCGGTGTCGGCAACAACCGCTATCTGTTCGACCGCGGTTTCGGCGTCGACGTCGTCACGGTGACCGCCGGCGCGATCGAGCGGATCACCTTCCAGGATGGATTGGGGGCGGAGGAACTGGCGTTCGCCAGATCCGGGGACGATCTGCTCGTCGAGGTCGTCGGCCAGCCGGATCGCCTCACGGTCGCCGGGTTCTTCGTCGCGGGCAGTCAGGCGGCCGTCTACAGCGCCGACGGCCAGGTCTACACCGCGTCCTCGTTCGCATCGGATTACATGCTGGGCGGACCGACGCGTGGCGGTTCCGGAAGCGATAGCCTGCAAGGCGCGAGCCAGGCGGGGCGGATCTACGGCATGGCCGGGGACGACACGCTGCGTGCGGGCAGTGGAGGCGATCTGCTGGATGGCGGCAGCGGCAACGACACGTTGACCGATGGGATCGGCAACGACGTGATGCTGGGCGGTACCGGCAACGACGTCATCCATTTCGGTGCGCAAGGTCCCGCCGACGAGGTGGATATTGCCGATGGCGGCGCCGGCAACGACATCTACCATGTCGCCTGGTACTCGGGCGCCGATACCATCAAGGGCCTGGGAGCGCCAGGCTCGGGCAGCGACCGCATCGTGCTGGACAATATCGCCAGCACGATGGTGAACAACTTCATCATCGCCGGGGACGATCTGTACGTCATGGTTGGCCAGCAAGGCATGGAAAACATGCTGCGGCTCGAGGGCTTCCTGGCCCAGGGGGCGCCCGCGCATACGCTCGAGTTCTCAGATGCGGTCACCATGGCCGCGGCCAATTTCAACAGGCAATCGTGGCAGGGAACGCAGGGCGACGATACCTACGAGGGCACTGCGGCTCCCGACCAGATCGTGGGGTATGCCGGAAATGACGTACTGTCAGGCGGGATGGGCGACGACCAGGTCAATGGCGGCGACGGAGACGACATCCTGCACGGAAATGCCGGAAACGACATTCTGGTCGATGGCAAGGGGCTGGATGTCGTGTATGGGGACGACGGCAACGATGTCTTCCAGGTAGAGGTGGATGAGAGCGCGGACAGGTTTATCGGCGGTGCCGGAGACGACGCCTATTACTTCCGGCATAACTTTTCCTACATGCCGGGGGTGTCTTCCGCGCCGACCTTCCAGGTCGAAGAGTCGGCCGACGGGGGCGTGGATACCATCTACAGTATTTTCTACGACATCACGCTTGCGGCCAACGTCGAGAATCTGGTGGCCGAGCACAGCCGGTTCTCGTTTTTGCAGAACGGGCAGTACATTCCACGCAATCTGATCGGAAACGATCTGGCCAACACGATCAGCATCGCTGCTCCGACCGGTATCTACAGCCATCGCGGGCTGTCCTATCTGCTGGATGGAAAGGGCGGGGACGATGTGCTGAAGGGAAGCGACGCAAACGAGATCTACGTGGTGGACAGCCTGGGCGATGTCATCGTCGAGCCCACCGTTCCCGGGTACAACTCCATCGATACGGTCCGCGCCTCCATTTCCTACTCCCTCGAAGGTCTTCAGGGCATCGAGAACATCGAGTTGACCGCGGATGGCACGAGCGCCACGGGCGACGCGGGCAACAACAGGCTGGATGGCGCGATGGCGTATGGCGCCAACACCTTGATCGGCGGCGGCGGGGACGATGCCTATGCGATCGACTATCTCGATACGATCGTCGAGGACGCGACGGGCGGTGTGGATACCGCGATCGTGATGCGCATGGAGTCGCGCAGTTTCACTGTGGCGGAAGGACGGAATGTAGAGATCTATCGGGTTGGCGAGGCTCTTTATGGAAACAATACCCTGAGGGGGAGCAGTGAAGCGAATATACTCATCGGAAACTCGTCGGGAAATTACCTCTATGGTGGGGCGGGCAACGACGAGCTGCGTTCCGGCGGAAATTCGGGATCCGGCTACACCGATTTTTTGTCCGGCGATGAGGGGGACGACCTGCTTGTCTCGGGTTCCGGGCTCACCGGCTTGTCTGGGGGCAGGGGCGACGACGAAATAGTGCTGGCTATGGGGAAAGACAGTTTCTACTACGGTAGCGGTGACGGGCGCGATCTGATCCGATTGGCGGATGCGAGTACGGAAAGCGGTTCTGGCACCATCCTGTTCTCCAGCGAGATACGTTCGCAGGATGTGATCTGGTCGCGCCAGGAGAACGATCTGATCCTCTCCTTCCAGGGTGCGGCATCGGATTCGATCACGGTCCGCAATTACTGGGCACAGAGCGATGCGGGCGACGTAGCGACGGGCGTGATCGATGAGTTCTATTTCCATAGCGATCGAACCACCCGCAAAGGCACGACGCTCGAGCAGTTGCGTAACGCGCCTCCGGTTGTGAACGTCAGCATGCTCTGGAGCTCGGCGGTGATCGGCTCCCAGTTCGCGTATACATTGCCCGCCGATACCTTTGTCGATGACCAGCCGCTCACGTATTCGGTGAGCAATCTGCCGGGATGGCTGGCGTTCGACTCCGCCACTGCGACATTCTCGGGAACACCCGATTCCGCTTCGCAGTGGAGCTCGACATTGACACTCACCGCGACCGATCCACTGGGGCAGTCCGCCCAGGTACTGGTGTCGATCGATGTCATGAACCAGATCAACGGGACCTCGGCCGCCGACGCCCTGGTCGGCACGGATGCACCGGATATCATGTATGGGCTGGCCGGCAACGACACCTTGAATGGTGGCCTGTCGGCCGACGAGATGTACGGCGGAATCGGCGACGATGTCTATACGGTGGATGCCTACCGGGATCGGGTCATTGAGTTCGCGGCCGAAGGCAACGATCTCGTGAATGCGTACATCGATTACGACCTGACAGCCAACGTGGAGCGGCTGACTTTGCTGGGATCCGCCGAGTACGGCAACGGTAACGACCTCGATAACGTCATCACCGGCAACGCCTCCGCCAATGTCCTGACGGGAGGCGACGGCAACGATACCTTGCTCGGCAACAACGGCGATGACGACATCGAAGGCGGGTCAGGCAACGACACGTTGAATGGTGGGGCCGGTTCCGATTACATGCGTGGCGGGGAAGGCAACGACACCTACGTGGTCGCAAGCGCAGGCGATGTCGTCGAGGAATGGGCGTCGCAGGGTGTCGATACCGTCCAGTCCTCGATCGGCTATACGCTGGCCGACAATGTGGAAAACCTGACGTTGACCGGCAGCAGCGGTTTGGCTGGCTCTGGAAACGGCGGTGACAACGTCCTGACCGGCAACAGCGGCGCCAACACCCTCACCGGATACGAGGGCAACGACACCCTCGATGGCGGAGCCGGGAACGACACTATGCTGGGCGGCGTGGGCGACGATACCTACATGGTCGGAGCGACCGGAGACATCGTCACCGAACGCGTTGACGAAGGCATGGATACCGTGCTGTCCGCCATAAGCTACACGTTGGGCTCCAATGTCGAGAATCTCAGTCTGTCCGGGACTTCGGCGATCAACGGCACTGGCAATGCCATTGTCAATCTTCTGGTCGGAAACAGTGGCAACAACGCGCTATCGGCGCTCGGCGGAAACGACACCTTGGACGGCAGGTCCGGCACGGATACGCTGACGGGCGGGGTCGGCGATGATGTCTATCTGTTTGGACGGACATACGGAGCCGACACGGTGGTCGAGAACGATTCCTCGGCTGGGAATGCTGACGTCGCCAGCTTCGTTACGGGCGTCGCGTATGACCAGCTATGGTTCAGGCGGCCCTCCAGCAGCAATAATCTTGAGATATCCATCATCGGTACATCGGACAAGCTGACGATCAAGGATTGGTATCTTGGCGAGCAATACCGTGTAGAAAGTATCCGGACCCAGGATGGCGGGAAAGTGTTGTATGCCGCCGACGTTCAGGCACTTGTCAACGCCATGGCTGGGACGACAGCACCTTCTCAGGGGCAGACTACGCTTTCGGCCAAGCAACGTGCAGCGCTTGATCCGGTCTTTTCACAGACTTGGCGCGAGCAATCCACGGTTGCGCAGACGCTCAGTTCGAGCCTTGATACGGGAGTCGTCGCGCATCATGCATCCGCCATCGCAATGGAAGGCGGGTCAATGCAGGGCTTGTCCACGGATGCAGGCCAGGGGCGGCGCTACCGACAGGGAAGTCTGAAAATCGACTCATCTGGCAAATACGACGTTGATTCCTGGAAATCGGTCATGGCCGGCGGGTCGGGGCTGCGAAGTGTATCGGACTATCAGTACAATGGGATGATGTCGGTGCCGATATCAGAGAGCCGCAGGCTCATTCATGCGATGGCCATCGCCGATAGTTTTGAGTCTGGAGTATTCCATAGGGCAGATCATGGGTTGCAGCCGGATATTCTGATGCGGTGA
- the rsgA gene encoding ribosome small subunit-dependent GTPase A, whose protein sequence is MVDSKNPFLSLQAIGWPWPGMPEEPAWLAAMAAHPLARPARVSEQHRTGYVVADAVDTGFKVESLPEWQRPRFPSHERAAVGDWVLLEDDKRIVALLPRRTAIKRGAAGEHYHQQVIAANIDTVFIVCGLDADFNPRRIERYLLLVGGGGAEPVVILTKADLTEYADDALAVLEELAAQSIPLLTVNAKDADSVAALRPWLGAGRTAVLVGSSGAGKSTLTNTLLGVQKMRTAAVRENDSRGRHTTTHRALLPLPSGACLIDTPGMRELKPTGEEDLAEGGFADIEALAAQCRFNDCAHQAEPGCAVQAAIEHGDIDEARLANYMKLRDEVAGAASKLAQRQAQNADAARSGRPSSGKPGGKRPTPRNQRR, encoded by the coding sequence ATGGTCGATTCCAAAAATCCGTTTCTCTCGCTCCAGGCGATCGGCTGGCCCTGGCCCGGCATGCCGGAAGAACCGGCCTGGCTCGCGGCGATGGCCGCGCACCCGCTGGCGCGGCCGGCGCGGGTCAGCGAGCAGCACCGCACCGGCTATGTGGTGGCCGATGCGGTGGACACCGGCTTCAAGGTCGAGTCGCTGCCGGAATGGCAGCGGCCGCGCTTCCCCAGCCACGAGCGCGCCGCGGTCGGCGACTGGGTGCTGCTGGAGGACGACAAGCGCATCGTGGCGCTGCTGCCGCGGCGCACCGCGATCAAGCGCGGCGCGGCCGGGGAGCACTATCACCAGCAGGTGATCGCGGCCAACATCGATACGGTGTTCATCGTCTGCGGCCTGGATGCGGACTTCAATCCGCGGCGCATCGAGCGCTACCTGCTGCTGGTCGGCGGCGGTGGCGCCGAGCCGGTGGTGATCCTGACCAAGGCCGATCTCACCGAGTACGCCGACGATGCGCTGGCGGTGCTGGAGGAGTTGGCCGCGCAGTCGATCCCGCTGCTGACCGTCAACGCCAAGGACGCCGATAGCGTGGCGGCGCTGCGGCCGTGGCTGGGGGCAGGGCGCACCGCGGTGCTGGTCGGGTCGTCCGGCGCCGGCAAGTCCACCCTCACCAACACCTTGCTCGGGGTGCAGAAGATGCGCACCGCGGCGGTGCGCGAGAACGATTCGCGCGGTCGCCACACCACCACGCACCGGGCGCTGCTGCCGCTGCCGTCCGGCGCCTGCCTGATCGACACGCCGGGCATGCGCGAACTCAAGCCCACCGGCGAGGAGGACCTGGCCGAAGGCGGTTTCGCCGACATCGAGGCGCTGGCCGCGCAGTGCCGCTTCAACGATTGCGCGCACCAGGCCGAGCCCGGCTGTGCGGTGCAGGCGGCGATCGAGCACGGCGACATCGACGAGGCGCGGCTGGCCAACTACATGAAGCTGCGCGACGAGGTCGCCGGCGCCGCCAGCAAGCTGGCGCAGCGCCAGGCGCAGAACGCGGACGCCGCCAGGTCGGGCAGGCCCAGCTCGGGCAAGCCGGGCGGCAAGCGGCCGACGCCGCGCAACCAGCGCCGCTGA